In Streptomyces canus, one DNA window encodes the following:
- a CDS encoding CbtA family protein, whose amino-acid sequence MNSTVVRTLLVRGMLAGLGAGVLAFVFAYLVGEGPVDAAIAFEEAGSHEHGEELVSRSVQSTAGLATGVLVFGVAIGGILALAFCFALGRIGRFGARATAGLTALGGFLTVYFVPILKYPANPPAVGDPDTIDKRTALFVLMIALSVLLGIGAVLLGRRLAPAWGNWNASTAAAVAFVAAVAVAMVALPAGDNTPKGFPATDLWEFRLASLGVQAVLWAGFGLLFGYLAERVLEPERARGKVSALVA is encoded by the coding sequence ATGAACTCCACAGTCGTCCGCACCCTGTTGGTGCGCGGCATGCTCGCAGGGCTCGGCGCCGGCGTCCTGGCCTTCGTCTTCGCCTACCTGGTCGGGGAGGGCCCGGTGGACGCGGCCATCGCCTTCGAGGAGGCCGGCTCCCACGAGCACGGCGAGGAACTCGTCAGCCGTTCCGTGCAGTCGACGGCGGGACTCGCCACCGGTGTCCTCGTCTTCGGGGTCGCCATCGGCGGCATCCTGGCGCTGGCGTTCTGCTTCGCGCTGGGCCGGATCGGCCGGTTCGGAGCCCGGGCGACCGCGGGTCTGACCGCGCTCGGCGGCTTCCTCACCGTCTATTTCGTGCCGATCCTCAAGTATCCGGCGAACCCGCCCGCGGTGGGCGACCCGGACACCATCGACAAGCGCACCGCCCTGTTCGTCCTGATGATCGCGCTGAGCGTGCTCCTCGGGATCGGCGCGGTCCTGCTGGGCCGCAGACTGGCTCCGGCCTGGGGCAACTGGAACGCCTCGACCGCGGCCGCCGTGGCCTTCGTCGCCGCGGTGGCGGTGGCGATGGTCGCCCTGCCCGCCGGGGACAACACCCCGAAGGGTTTCCCGGCCACCGATCTGTGGGAGTTCCGCCTGGCCTCCCTCGGCGTCCAAGCCGTGCTGTGGGCGGGATTCGGGCTGCTGTTCGGCTACCTGGCGGAGCGGGTCCTCGAGCCGGAACGGGCTCGCGGCAAGGTGTCGGCGCTGGTCGCCTGA
- a CDS encoding alpha/beta fold hydrolase produces MRPTIAGFEYQRVSVAEDVSLHVAVGGTGTPVVLLHGFPQTHLMWRHVAADLATDHTVICPDLRGYGDSDKPREDGPHTYSKRTMANDIVTLARRLGHPRFALAGHDRGALVAFRAGLDHPDAVSHLACLDVLPTLDMWDALHGTSAAVAFHLYLMAQPPGLAERMISASADAFFGHFLDVWANRPDAIPAQVRAEYLRACREAVPSIVADYRASAGTDVEHDEADRTAENRLGMPVTVLQQDWGAALGYDATALWAAWADDLRHTTVSCGHFMAEEAPADVAKALRQLTLRGV; encoded by the coding sequence GTGAGACCCACCATCGCCGGATTCGAGTACCAGCGCGTGTCCGTCGCCGAGGACGTGTCCCTCCATGTGGCCGTGGGAGGGACCGGCACACCCGTGGTCCTGCTGCACGGCTTCCCGCAGACCCACCTGATGTGGCGCCACGTCGCGGCGGACCTGGCAACCGACCACACCGTGATCTGCCCCGACCTGCGCGGCTACGGCGACAGCGACAAGCCGCGCGAGGACGGCCCCCACACCTACTCCAAGCGGACCATGGCGAACGACATCGTCACCCTGGCACGCCGGCTGGGGCACCCCCGCTTCGCGCTGGCCGGGCACGACCGGGGCGCACTGGTCGCCTTCCGCGCGGGCCTCGACCATCCGGACGCGGTCTCCCACCTGGCCTGTCTGGACGTCCTGCCGACACTCGACATGTGGGACGCCCTGCACGGCACGTCGGCGGCGGTCGCCTTCCACCTCTACCTCATGGCCCAGCCGCCCGGTCTGGCCGAGCGGATGATCTCCGCGAGCGCGGACGCGTTCTTCGGCCACTTCCTCGACGTGTGGGCGAACCGCCCCGACGCGATCCCGGCTCAGGTCCGTGCCGAGTACCTGCGGGCCTGCCGCGAGGCGGTGCCGTCGATCGTCGCCGACTACCGCGCCTCCGCGGGCACAGACGTCGAGCACGACGAGGCCGACCGGACCGCGGAGAACCGGCTGGGCATGCCGGTGACGGTGCTCCAGCAGGACTGGGGAGCCGCGCTCGGCTACGACGCCACCGCCCTGTGGGCGGCCTGGGCCGACGACCTTCGTCATACGACCGTCTCCTGCGGACACTTCATGGCGGAGGAAGCGCCGGCGGACGTGGCGAAGGCCCTGCGCCAGCTCACTCTTCGGGGAGTGTGA
- a CDS encoding CbtB domain-containing protein, which produces MAQSTAAPTPTTPAITPLPVRALVPWAVFFGVLMLVLLYFVGAEQGATALVSGEGVHEWVHDARHLLGFPCH; this is translated from the coding sequence ATGGCGCAGTCCACTGCCGCCCCCACGCCCACCACCCCTGCGATCACCCCGTTGCCGGTGCGGGCGCTCGTCCCCTGGGCCGTCTTCTTCGGCGTCCTGATGCTCGTCCTGCTGTACTTCGTCGGCGCCGAACAGGGCGCCACCGCACTCGTCTCCGGCGAGGGCGTCCACGAGTGGGTGCACGACGCACGCCACCTGCTCGGCTTCCCCTGCCACTGA
- a CDS encoding GNAT family N-acetyltransferase: MDRTAVRLHAPATARGLALTLRPWCPADAPELAVLHRDEALRRWIGSVVDDEAGAVRWVRTQQRGWLEGDRFAFAVVEARQGHGRDGDPAADGRLVGHAVLKRLARDGPAAEVGYWTAGHARGSGVAPRALDALTSWAFDTFAGDGLVRLELLHSTDNTASCRVAEKCGYALTALLPAVPDRFPLDGHLHARLLPT, translated from the coding sequence ATGGACCGGACCGCCGTACGGCTGCACGCGCCCGCCACCGCCAGGGGTCTTGCCCTGACACTGCGCCCGTGGTGCCCCGCGGACGCCCCGGAACTGGCCGTCCTTCACCGGGACGAGGCTCTGCGCCGCTGGATCGGGTCCGTCGTGGACGATGAGGCGGGTGCCGTGCGGTGGGTGCGGACGCAGCAGCGGGGGTGGCTGGAGGGTGACCGGTTCGCCTTCGCCGTCGTCGAGGCACGACAGGGGCACGGGCGCGACGGTGATCCAGCCGCCGACGGACGGCTCGTGGGCCACGCCGTCCTGAAACGCCTTGCCCGGGACGGCCCGGCGGCCGAGGTCGGGTACTGGACCGCCGGGCACGCGCGAGGCAGCGGAGTGGCCCCGCGTGCCCTGGACGCGCTGACCTCCTGGGCCTTCGACACCTTCGCAGGGGACGGACTCGTACGTCTCGAACTCCTCCACAGCACCGACAACACCGCCTCCTGCCGGGTGGCTGAGAAGTGCGGATACGCCCTGACCGCGCTCCTGCCCGCGGTACCGGACCGCTTTCCGCTCGACGGGCACCTCCACGCACGTCTCCTGCCCACCTGA
- a CDS encoding MerR family transcriptional regulator: MDDGGTLYSIGELARQTGLTVKTIRFYSDHGLVTPADRTPAGYRRYGTEAVARLAFVRTLRELGLGLDVIRQILDRGMALDEVAAQHAAALDAQIAVLRLRRAVLTAVARRRPTPEEAHRMHELARLPETERRRLVDDFLDAVFEAPGSEGIRRSMTPELPDRPTEEQLQAWVELAELALDRDFRTGLRRTVEAHRSDGSTPPRPDVAALSRAHAEPALDAGIAPESPEADPVVTALCAHCARTLDRSDDTTLRHHLLNRLEAAHDPRRDRYLELLAVINAWPAPGRISPALAWSTTALRARTAR; encoded by the coding sequence ATGGACGACGGCGGCACCCTTTACTCGATCGGTGAACTTGCCCGGCAGACCGGGCTGACGGTGAAGACGATCCGTTTCTACTCCGACCACGGCCTCGTGACCCCCGCCGACCGCACCCCCGCCGGCTACCGCCGCTACGGCACCGAGGCCGTCGCCCGGCTCGCCTTCGTACGGACGCTGCGCGAACTGGGCCTCGGCCTCGACGTGATCCGGCAGATCCTCGACCGTGGGATGGCTCTGGACGAGGTCGCCGCACAGCACGCCGCGGCGCTGGACGCCCAGATCGCCGTCCTGCGGCTGAGGCGGGCGGTGCTGACCGCCGTGGCGCGACGAAGGCCCACGCCCGAGGAGGCCCATCGCATGCACGAACTGGCCCGACTGCCCGAAACCGAACGCCGACGCCTGGTCGACGACTTCCTCGACGCCGTCTTCGAGGCCCCCGGCAGCGAGGGGATCCGCCGCTCCATGACGCCGGAACTCCCCGACCGGCCCACGGAAGAACAACTGCAAGCCTGGGTCGAGCTGGCCGAACTCGCCCTCGACCGGGACTTCCGGACCGGCCTTCGTCGCACTGTCGAGGCCCACCGCTCCGACGGCTCCACGCCGCCGCGCCCGGACGTCGCGGCCCTGTCCCGAGCACACGCGGAACCCGCTCTCGACGCGGGGATCGCGCCGGAGTCGCCCGAGGCTGATCCCGTCGTCACAGCACTCTGCGCACACTGCGCCCGCACCCTGGACCGCTCCGACGACACCACCCTGCGCCACCACCTGCTGAACCGCCTGGAAGCCGCCCACGATCCGCGCAGGGACCGGTACCTCGAACTACTCGCCGTCATCAACGCATGGCCCGCGCCGGGCCGCATCTCGCCGGCCCTCGCCTGGTCCACGACCGCATTGCGCGCCCGGACGGCCCGGTGA
- a CDS encoding helix-turn-helix domain-containing protein — MAGQEGGLGRSRAADAGTPTWAQELLDHLRPTGRDVRRIVAWLAETLHGTASLQDHTGTLVAGTRIPLDESLVADILAGRIASAAWADEDGHLRLVRIEQPDQASAGVLAVARPDPFDRRASDILTHTVQVLELLLRARETTAAGRRLKRATSDLRLAILQLLMVEDTVSARRVAAGLWPGLLDTETARVYVIEGDAAERDRLVEECLGVTGDRALVVRCPAMDEHVIIVTTADAAGEALRSLVDRNPGTLLGGSSRQSLARTATAYGQAVSALAVARVRPDKAAVYAERNHPERLMDPAALREWTARLLRPLDNLPHHTRAELLATTRLGLEFTAVSAAKVLGVSRNTVRARMERVESLLRTDFTDLTVRATVHLALSTQVSLADGQGDHGGSPQARTRLGDLLAGPALGTWARELLGRLDGDARDLRRTLRSWIAAGGNAERAAQALAVHAQTVREHVRSAEPVLERQLIASGSDLYEVVLAHLATGELEHPVLLRDNPGHPDAPVHR; from the coding sequence GTGGCAGGTCAGGAGGGCGGGCTCGGTCGGAGCCGGGCGGCGGACGCCGGAACCCCGACATGGGCGCAGGAACTCCTCGACCATCTGCGGCCGACAGGACGTGACGTCCGCCGGATCGTCGCCTGGCTCGCGGAGACGCTGCACGGCACGGCCTCGCTCCAGGACCACACCGGAACCCTCGTCGCCGGAACGCGCATCCCGCTGGACGAGAGCCTGGTCGCCGACATCCTGGCCGGACGCATCGCCTCCGCGGCCTGGGCCGACGAGGACGGCCACCTGCGCCTGGTCAGGATCGAGCAGCCGGACCAGGCGTCCGCCGGAGTGCTCGCGGTGGCCCGCCCGGACCCCTTCGACCGGCGCGCCTCCGACATCCTCACGCACACCGTCCAGGTCCTCGAGCTTCTGCTGCGCGCCCGCGAGACGACCGCGGCCGGGCGGCGCCTGAAGCGGGCCACCTCCGATCTGCGGCTGGCCATCCTCCAGCTGCTCATGGTGGAGGACACCGTCTCCGCCCGTCGCGTCGCCGCGGGGCTCTGGCCCGGCCTGCTCGACACCGAGACGGCGCGCGTCTACGTCATCGAGGGCGACGCCGCGGAACGCGACCGGCTCGTGGAGGAGTGCCTCGGCGTGACCGGCGACCGCGCACTCGTGGTGCGCTGTCCGGCCATGGACGAGCACGTGATCATCGTGACCACCGCGGACGCGGCGGGCGAGGCCCTGCGCTCACTCGTCGACCGCAACCCCGGCACCCTGCTCGGCGGCAGCTCCCGGCAGAGCCTCGCCCGGACCGCCACCGCCTACGGGCAGGCGGTCAGCGCCCTCGCCGTGGCGCGGGTACGGCCGGACAAGGCCGCCGTGTACGCCGAGCGCAACCACCCCGAACGCTTGATGGACCCGGCCGCGCTGCGCGAGTGGACCGCCCGGCTGCTGCGCCCGCTCGACAACCTGCCGCACCACACCCGCGCCGAACTGCTCGCCACCACCCGGCTCGGACTGGAGTTCACCGCTGTGAGCGCGGCCAAGGTCCTCGGCGTCAGCCGCAACACCGTTCGCGCCCGCATGGAACGCGTCGAGTCCCTGCTGCGGACCGATTTCACCGACCTCACCGTCCGCGCGACCGTCCACCTGGCCCTGAGCACCCAGGTCAGCCTCGCGGACGGACAGGGCGATCACGGCGGCTCCCCGCAGGCCCGCACCCGGCTCGGCGACCTGCTGGCCGGACCCGCGCTGGGGACCTGGGCGCGGGAGCTGCTGGGACGTCTGGACGGCGACGCCCGCGACCTGCGCCGCACCCTGCGCAGCTGGATCGCCGCCGGCGGCAACGCGGAGCGGGCCGCGCAGGCCCTGGCCGTGCACGCGCAGACCGTGCGCGAACACGTCCGCAGCGCCGAGCCGGTTCTCGAACGCCAACTGATCGCCTCCGGCAGCGACCTCTACGAGGTCGTTCTGGCCCATCTGGCGACCGGCGAACTCGAACACCCCGTCCTGCTCCGGGACAATCCGGGCCATCCGGACGCACCTGTGCACCGGTGA
- a CDS encoding histidine phosphatase family protein, whose translation MTVRLTLLCAAARTERAVRFADAPLDERALRRVEAVAATLPQAGTVYTAPSRRCTGTAEALGWEAVTAQPALRDLDMGSWYGRTLDEIAATDASGLAGWLTDPEAAPHGGESVQQICDRVAAWLGALPSDAGRVLAVVEQAVARAAVVHALGAPRQAFWRIDVPPLSTVDLTGRDGRWNLRMAELPLGPRPPR comes from the coding sequence ATGACCGTCCGGCTCACCCTCCTGTGCGCCGCCGCCCGCACGGAACGCGCCGTACGCTTCGCCGACGCCCCTCTCGACGAGCGGGCACTGCGCCGGGTGGAGGCCGTCGCCGCAACCCTCCCGCAGGCCGGCACCGTTTACACGGCACCCTCTCGGCGCTGCACCGGGACGGCCGAGGCCCTTGGGTGGGAGGCCGTCACGGCGCAACCGGCGCTGCGGGACCTCGACATGGGTTCCTGGTACGGCCGCACCCTCGACGAGATCGCGGCAACCGACGCCTCGGGACTGGCCGGTTGGCTCACCGATCCGGAGGCGGCGCCGCACGGCGGGGAGAGCGTGCAGCAGATCTGCGACCGCGTCGCCGCCTGGCTGGGCGCGTTGCCGTCCGACGCGGGACGCGTGCTGGCGGTGGTCGAACAGGCCGTGGCACGGGCCGCCGTGGTGCACGCGCTGGGGGCACCGCGCCAGGCGTTCTGGAGGATCGACGTGCCTCCGCTGTCCACCGTCGACCTCACCGGGCGCGACGGCCGCTGGAATCTGCGGATGGCCGAGCTGCCGCTCGGTCCTCGCCCACCACGGTGA